The bacterium region CCAGCGGAAAAGACTTGATTCGGAAAGCGCTTCTTCAATTTTGACGCGCTCTGGTCCAAATGCTCTCCCGGTAGATCAGTAAGTGCCACATGACAGCCGTTTTGAAGAAGCGCTTCCGTTATACCCATTCCAATCGCACCGGCAGCGCCGGTCACGATTGCGACCTGGCGCTGTAATGGCACATCGTGAATTTTTAGTTTTGCTTGCTGCATCAAGAAATATTCCATGTCGAACAAATGATCTTCTTCCAGGCCACGGTATTTAATTCCACTCAAAGCAAACCATCTTTTTACATGGATGGACTGAGCCATGATATCTCGCGCAATCAGCGCCGCCTTTTCGGTTTCGCCACCGCAGATGACACCGATTCCGGGAAGCAGAATGACACGAGGCAGAGGATCCAGGCGACGCGCCCCTGATTCGATGCGATGCGCGTGTCGTTCAAAATAAGCTTGATAGTCTTGCGCGTAAGCCTGAATTGCCGAACGAAACTGTTCTTTCAGTTTCGCGTGATCTTCATAGTTGGGATCAGCGATAAAAACGGGTATTGATTTTGTGCGAATGAGATGATCCGGCGTAAGTGGCGGAGATAGGGCAAGTTGTTTTACTCCCGGATCATCCACCATCTCCAATGCTTCTGCCGTGATCCACGGAATCAAAACGAAACGCCGGAACGGATGATCTTGCTCCCCGGTTGGTTCCGCCAGAATACCGCGCAGCATTGGCGCGATCTGAACATAGCGCTGCCATGCGCTTTCCAGAGAAGTCGACTTCACATCTTTTGCTGCGGGCATCCGCCCGTTCCACCAGTTCTCTGCTTTACTAACAAGCTCAATCGTTGCCGCATATGCTTCTTCGGCCGAATCTCCCCATGTAACCAGACCATGTTGAAGCAGCACCATACCGGCCGCCTTCGATTGCCGGTCAAATGCTTCCGCAGCCAGCTTTGCCAATCCGAAACCCGCGCGAACGTAGGGAACCGTGGAAACATTGCTCCCAAGGGCTTCTTGAACCTTTGCGGCCGCATTTTCCTGGTTCGTCAGGCCAAGAATCGAAGCAGGGTGCGTGTGTACTATGAATTTAGAAGGAATAAATGCGTGAAGGAAAGCTTCGACGGATGGTACAGGCGAATCGGGATTGAATAAATGTCTCCGCAGCTCACGGATCATTTCGTTATCGGGAAGCTTCTCCAGCGAACGCATCCTTTTTAATGGATCCAGCAGAATTCCCGAAAAACCTTCCGATGTGATACCGGATAGATCGAATCCCGAGCCTTTTACAAAGAGTGTTGTTTGCGGCGCTCCCATAACATCGAGCGTTGTTGTTTTAACGGACGTGTTGCCGCCTCCATGCAGAACGAGATCCGGTTCATTCCCTAAAAGGCGGGACACGTAGATGCAGCTCGCAAGATCAGATCCTGTAGCAGGAGCAAACTCCGCGATAACGCGTTTCTCTTCGGAGGCTTGCCACTTGTTATGCATGAAGAGTGTTCAACATGGAGGACGCGTTTTCGGCAATCGCGCCGCGTTCAAAAATCGCGCTGCCGCTGATCACCAGGTCTGCGCGCCAGCGGCCTACTTCCTGGATGTTTTCGCGTGTGATTCCACCATCGATCGCTGTCAGAATTAAACTTCCGTGAGCCGCGATCATTTC contains the following coding sequences:
- a CDS encoding bifunctional aldolase/short-chain dehydrogenase gives rise to the protein MHNKWQASEEKRVIAEFAPATGSDLASCIYVSRLLGNEPDLVLHGGGNTSVKTTTLDVMGAPQTTLFVKGSGFDLSGITSEGFSGILLDPLKRMRSLEKLPDNEMIRELRRHLFNPDSPVPSVEAFLHAFIPSKFIVHTHPASILGLTNQENAAAKVQEALGSNVSTVPYVRAGFGLAKLAAEAFDRQSKAAGMVLLQHGLVTWGDSAEEAYAATIELVSKAENWWNGRMPAAKDVKSTSLESAWQRYVQIAPMLRGILAEPTGEQDHPFRRFVLIPWITAEALEMVDDPGVKQLALSPPLTPDHLIRTKSIPVFIADPNYEDHAKLKEQFRSAIQAYAQDYQAYFERHAHRIESGARRLDPLPRVILLPGIGVICGGETEKAALIARDIMAQSIHVKRWFALSGIKYRGLEEDHLFDMEYFLMQQAKLKIHDVPLQRQVAIVTGAAGAIGMGITEALLQNGCHVALTDLPGEHLDQSASKLKKRFPNQVFSAGMDVTDPQSVQRGFNEVIRQWGGVDLVIVNAGVAMVSSLAEMDLDGFRRLEKVNVEGTLLVLREAARLFQLQGTGGDVILISTRNVFAPGAKFGAYSATKAAAHQLARIASLELADLGVRVNMVAPDAVFSHGQVNSGLWAEVGPDRMKSRGLDQAGLEDYYRNRNLLKARITAEHVARAVLFFATRKTPTTGATLPVDGGLPDSTPR